GTGATGTTTGcaacattatcaaaaaaagaattgaaaaaagtaCTAAAGAAAGAAAGTACACTTAAACGTAAACATAAATATAAGGATTTCCCACTTCCATTCGTTACGGCTAACGGTTATCcggcaccaccaccaccacctccaCAATTTATCTATGGTCCCCCACCACCACTTCCACCACATGGTATTCATCCTGGTCCAATGCCAATCTATGCTCCACCTATGGGACCATCATATTACGGAACAATCGATAGTCGTAAAAGTCGAATACCATCACTACCTcccccaccaccaccaccaccaacatctaatatgataaatgaaaatggacaTATGTTGcccccaccaccacctccaCCCCCATCAAGTCATTTTGATGAACCAATCTATATGCCTGCTGTACCATCACCAAATGGAACACTTCGACCTGTAACACCACATGGAGAACCAATTTATTTTGAAGGACGTACTGTTAATGGGTTACCGCCAATGCCTAtgccaattcatcatcacccaGGACCACCACCAGGACCGATGTTTATGGGTCCAACACATCCACAAATGGTTCCATGTACCTTGATACCAACATTGAGTCGtaaagaattgaaagaattggaaaaacaaaaagcattgatgaaaaaagcagcaaaaaaagagaaaaagaatgctaaaaagaataaaaaccaacaaccaccacatccacaacagcaacagatCATGACGAATGGTAATGGTCAGCTTTATATTGAAGAACCACCACCAGGTGATTATTATCAGCCTCGACCATATGGATATCCACCTGAAGAAATCGGTGATCctgatgaatcaatcatatcACCATCGGAAATGCAATTATCATCCGGAAATTATAGTAATGCATCTACcggaggtggtggtggtggcggcggAATATACAAAAAGAAAGGTCACCTTAATGAAAGAGCATTTTCTTATTCAATACGACAAGAACATCGTTCACGATCAAATAGTCTTTCGAATCTGGCATTTGAAAATGGACCAAATAATGGCAGTGGACGAAATGGTGAGAATGAATCACATAATAATAGTTCAGTTAGTCTAAAAAGTCAAACGGATGCTATGGCTGCTGGTCAACCAGTTCCAAATGgtccaaaaatgatgaatggtaATGGATCAATACCGTATGAACAACATCCACATACAAATGGTAATGGAAGAATTCCATTGAATAATGGCCATAGTCATCATAATGGTggtccaatgatgatgatggatgcaAATGGTCCAATCGATCCGAATACATTAGCAACACGTATGTCAAATTTAAGCCTAAAAAATGGTTATGGACCAAAtaatccaccaccaccaccgccaccccTACCAACAAAtggttatcattatcaacaacgaaCAGCTACAATTAAACGtctatgaaaaatttttttataattgaaaaaccAGAAATTTTGTGATTAATTCGACAATATAATTGTTcctatttattattcaaattttatttaataaattttaacCCACTCGTTTTTTTACACAAAAAAGCCGAAATGTTTCTAGTTCGGATTaaacatgattttttttgtttctttttcgatgaattacaataataatgtcaatgatgatgatggaatcatttttctttttcatttaattttttctgattgtttgtttctgttcttttttttcgcattttttaaaattttcatatttttaattgaaaaataaccaaacacaaacactaCACATTGATATTTAtgatgaagttttttttttgcttgtaaCCAAGATGAAAACAAgacaacaatttttaattgattgatgatgcattttttttgtttttcatttgtgttttttttttctattcgcTGTacatccttttttttggaaaatttttttttttttgtttcacaataattcaaattaaattcatcggcttttttccattgatttttttttgtttcgtataTAGATTgatataatttgatttataattctcattttaaattttgaaaatttgtccaatttttatttcattatcatcatcatcatcaatcattataatgacgATACGTTAGTGTCGCTCTCTATCGGCTGATATTCTAACAACTTGAAcgaaatatttcaattctCAATCGTCAGATGGCAGCGCAAtagaatttgtttgattttcaaaaaagtCAATAGTCTCTTcgtattttcattattattaattattattattcactttGCCATTGAAGATCAacgatgaacaaaacaaaaaatcgatcaaaaaacAAGTTTCGAGTATTTTTAGAgccattattttttcgaggtaaatttattaatgataatcatcatataatgtgaagcgaacaaaaaaaaaaaacagacataAATTTTGGCGTTggcttttgtttgttgtttgatacagataaataaataaaatgccATTAATAACCTCTGTGTGTGGCTTGTcaattgtaatgataatgacgataatTTGTCCTTATAAAAAAGTGAATTATCTCCATGTTGTTCGAtattataaacaaaatgcaaataagttttttgtttttcttcttctgaatttttatcaatattaACATAACCCTTTTTTCccgcgcacacacacacacacacattgctAATCCAAATACTTGATTCACATGTAGTGAAGATAGTTCGAATGATTTAGCCttgtaattgatgatttttcaaatagacttttttatattcactttggaacatcatcattatcagcctttattttttctgttgattaaaattaccatttgaaattggtttttttgtttggaaaatCATTCTAGACAATTtatgtatttgaattttaaaattcaacgaaaacgaaaacaaaaaaaaatttaatacaTGTCTAGGGATAGTGATGGTAAATGCCGAACTATCTAGTTAATCATCTGATCAAATTTCAACGTgttggtggttgtggttgtttttttctgtgttttaTTTCCACTTCCTTCCCTATACTTTGCCAACATCCACAAACATATGTGGAaggaaattatttttgtgttAAAAAACGCAATATTTAGGCGTGTCTCTATGacacgtgttttttttttgtctaccaaagtctttattattatttcacatttggaacaaaattcaaattaaacaCATTGtataattattgaataatttttctgttgctgattaattttgaatttaaatcgatttataaattcttatttttcagtgaaaaaaaaacaaaatcaaatcgttttgattttgtttctgcTCTGCTGTCTTGGtctcaaaacaaaacaagaaatttaaatgatccaaaagtcattatttgtgtgtctcgaaaaagtttcaattgcaaaaaaaaaatttgatcgatATTTAATGTccttatcatcgtcatcgtcattatttgtagattttgtaattttttgtttttgcaagactaaaaaaacaattcattgatcaacGAGAGAGGTAAACAATCTATTTAGAACttgaaaaatataatgattatgactCAAATCGAGAGAGTGAGAGGTcgaatgattatttgattttttttcttttcatttcaatctcCTCGGTTATTGGTATTGgttatttcaattgaatcattttatttttttattctctcagtaaatgtgtgtgtgtttgtgtgtcaaTGACCAAATGCCGTTAAATGAGTCATTAGTTTtctattcaaatcatcatcatcaacatcgggtcaatcgattcgattggaAATCggaattgtttttcttttgttcctCGTTTATTTTGAAGCAAAGATTTGTGTCTGTAAATTGTTTCATTGCATGATGTTGAAATTGTAACTTTTCAATTTCCCAAAAAAACCTAATTAAATGTGAATGTATATTCGATTAATTATGGAATGCATcagtcacacacacacacaaatatatcACATTGTAGCGTATTCAACATActtattattacaatatgGCCTAGATGCATAAATAatccatttttatattttgcaAAACACATAAATGACCAACAGTGGTGGTCATTTtgtgatttattattgataaattagaaaaaaagaaacgaaaaattccTATTCAACgatataaacaacaaactcattcattcattcattcattcaggtagattcattataatcgtaaatttcatttatatttcacAAACACTTTTGggaacagcagcaacaacctATAGgtaaaaagagaaaaagagagagagtttatttgtttcaagtttgttttaataatagaaatgtatgaaataaaaatcaaaattaactTTAATAAAACTTGATATGAGAAAAATCCCAATAGGGAATACATTatgatgttttgttttgtctactttttttatgaagttagtttttttctttgttgctAATAATCTAGCCTGGCCCATATTgcacaccatcatcatcattaccgaTGTTGCCGCATCTTGTTTCgcataataatgttgttgttgttgttgagatttTGTTACTAttgaattatcaac
This is a stretch of genomic DNA from Dermatophagoides farinae isolate YC_2012a chromosome 2, ASM2471394v1, whole genome shotgun sequence. It encodes these proteins:
- the LOC124499731 gene encoding uncharacterized protein LOC124499731, translating into MAKSVNGGGDDTDNETTPICRCRVLYLGSAVPHITKDGLQGIQEPLRDLYPEQGVFWNTDRDHIATGIDSWLSVWSNGILVENVDDKGNTIRRFHPIESLHYCAAVRYVSVPANDTTSTKNGSSHDSNKIAKFLPLDSPFSKNSAIDPMKMGHPPLFACILRRTSGIKVLECHAFICKKEAAANALVRCCFHAYADTMHAKQIELESPYEQLDRRRSRSIGSALDSQSLIDDKINTWQKNSAGSSTGSPDETNGFGETRSISRQKQQQRTPSVASLVSHSMAAEHHHHHHHPQLPPPPLPPHLHHGLPMMGLPEPIYGIPPTGTLRSVRSFISLAALKSHKKSRSRQIPLPFAHGLPPPPLPPQPQPVMFATLSKKELKKVLKKESTLKRKHKYKDFPLPFVTANGYPAPPPPPPQFIYGPPPPLPPHGIHPGPMPIYAPPMGPSYYGTIDSRKSRIPSLPPPPPPPPTSNMINENGHMLPPPPPPPPSSHFDEPIYMPAVPSPNGTLRPVTPHGEPIYFEGRTVNGLPPMPMPIHHHPGPPPGPMFMGPTHPQMVPCTLIPTLSRKELKELEKQKALMKKAAKKEKKNAKKNKNQQPPHPQQQQIMTNGNGQLYIEEPPPGDYYQPRPYGYPPEEIGDPDESIISPSEMQLSSGNYSNASTGGGGGGGGIYKKKGHLNERAFSYSIRQEHRSRSNSLSNLAFENGPNNGSGRNGENESHNNSSVSLKSQTDAMAAGQPVPNGPKMMNGNGSIPYEQHPHTNGNGRIPLNNGHSHHNGGPMMMMDANGPIDPNTLATRMSNLSLKNGYGPNNPPPPPPPLPTNGYHYQQRTATIKRL